One segment of Neobacillus endophyticus DNA contains the following:
- the rimM gene encoding ribosome maturation factor RimM (Essential for efficient processing of 16S rRNA): protein MEKWFNVGKIVNTHGIHGEVRVISKTDFAEERYNKGNHLFLFLPKSDTPIELVVKSHRKHKNFDLLFFEGYENINDVEKLREGILKVPESQLSDLEEDEYYFHEIIGCLVATTRGEEIGKVTEILTPGANDVWVVKGKGGKEILIPYIQDVVKKVDIKEKVILIDPMEGLLS, encoded by the coding sequence ATGGAAAAATGGTTTAATGTAGGGAAGATTGTTAATACCCACGGAATACACGGAGAAGTTCGGGTTATTTCCAAAACGGATTTTGCAGAAGAACGCTATAACAAAGGGAATCATCTGTTTTTGTTTTTACCAAAATCAGATACTCCGATTGAATTAGTTGTGAAAAGCCATCGAAAACATAAAAATTTCGATTTGCTCTTTTTTGAGGGTTATGAAAATATTAACGATGTCGAGAAGTTACGTGAAGGTATATTGAAGGTGCCGGAATCTCAATTATCGGACCTTGAGGAAGATGAATATTATTTTCATGAAATCATTGGTTGTCTTGTGGCGACTACACGTGGAGAAGAAATTGGAAAAGTAACGGAAATTCTTACACCAGGTGCAAATGATGTATGGGTGGTAAAAGGCAAAGGGGGCAAAGAAATTTTAATCCCTTATATTCAAGATGTAGTCAAGAAAGTGGATATTAAAGAAAAAGTCATCTTAATTGATCCGATGGAAGGGCTGCTGTCATGA
- the rpsP gene encoding 30S ribosomal protein S16, producing MAVKIRLKRMGAKKTPFYRIVVADSRSPRDGRFIETVGTYNPVAEPALVDINEDLALKWLQNGAKPSDTVRNLFSAQGIMEKFHNAKLSK from the coding sequence ATGGCAGTAAAAATTCGTTTAAAACGTATGGGAGCTAAGAAAACTCCTTTCTATCGTATTGTAGTAGCAGATTCTCGTTCACCACGTGATGGACGTTTCATTGAAACGGTTGGCACATACAACCCAGTTGCTGAGCCTGCTTTAGTTGACATCAACGAAGACTTAGCTCTTAAATGGTTACAAAATGGTGCGAAACCATCTGATACAGTACGTAACCTGTTCTCTGCACAAGGCATTATGGAAAAATTCCATAACGCTAAATTAAGCAAGTAA
- a CDS encoding ribonuclease HII — protein MKPLSIAQITERMAEIQESDPFILELEKDDRKGVQTLLARWRKQKEQAKQLKAKFEAMTYYERKMQAQGFQLIAGVDEVGRGPLAGPVVAAAVILPENFFLAGIDDSKKLSEAKRNEYNEIIRREAVAFSVAMVSAEEIDELNIYQATKKAMKTAILTLSSGPDALLIDAMRLETPYPSESIIKGDANSVSIAAASIVAKVARDELMKEIGLIYPEYGFRHNMGYGTKEHLLALEKHGITPYHRKTFSPIKEWLQPTLFDMGNF, from the coding sequence ATGAAACCATTATCTATAGCTCAAATAACAGAACGTATGGCTGAAATTCAAGAGTCTGATCCTTTTATCTTGGAACTGGAAAAAGATGATCGAAAAGGGGTTCAAACATTGCTTGCCAGGTGGAGAAAACAAAAGGAGCAAGCGAAACAACTTAAAGCTAAGTTTGAGGCTATGACATATTATGAACGTAAAATGCAGGCTCAGGGTTTTCAGCTTATTGCTGGCGTAGATGAAGTGGGCAGAGGGCCTCTTGCTGGCCCTGTAGTAGCTGCTGCGGTTATATTGCCAGAAAACTTTTTTCTAGCAGGTATTGATGATTCTAAAAAGCTGTCTGAAGCCAAACGTAATGAATATAACGAAATCATTAGACGTGAAGCTGTTGCATTCAGCGTTGCTATGGTTAGTGCGGAGGAAATTGATGAACTCAATATCTATCAGGCTACTAAAAAAGCAATGAAAACAGCTATTTTAACTCTATCTTCCGGCCCGGATGCATTATTGATTGATGCCATGAGATTAGAGACCCCCTATCCTTCGGAATCTATTATAAAGGGGGACGCTAATAGTGTATCGATTGCAGCTGCTTCTATTGTGGCAAAAGTAGCTAGGGATGAGTTGATGAAAGAAATAGGATTAATCTACCCCGAATACGGTTTTCGGCATAATATGGGATATGGAACGAAGGAGCATTTGCTTGCACTTGAAAAACATGGGATTACACCATATCACCGTAAAACTTTTTCGCCAATTAAAGAATGGCTTCAACCAACACTCTTTGATATGGGGAATTTTTGA
- a CDS encoding KH domain-containing protein encodes MKDLIETIVKPLVDFPEDVRIETVEDDSKITCHLYVNKTDMGKVIGKQGRVAKAIRTVVYAAGSSQNKKIFLEIGE; translated from the coding sequence ATGAAAGATTTAATCGAAACGATTGTTAAGCCTCTTGTTGATTTTCCCGAGGATGTACGCATAGAGACGGTAGAAGATGATTCAAAAATCACCTGCCACCTCTACGTTAATAAAACCGATATGGGAAAAGTAATCGGGAAGCAGGGGCGTGTTGCGAAGGCCATTAGAACTGTTGTATATGCAGCAGGATCATCACAGAATAAGAAAATTTTTCTTGAGATTGGTGAATAG
- the ffh gene encoding signal recognition particle protein: protein MAFEGLADRLQSTIQKIRGKGKVSESDVKEMMREVRLALLEADVNFKVVKDFVKKVSERAVGQEVLKSLTPGQQIIKIVNEELTALMGGEQSKIVVSNRPPTVIMMVGLQGAGKTTTTGKLANLLRKKYNRKPLLVAADIYRPAAIKQLETLGKQLNMPVFSLGDQISPVEIAKQAIEKAKEEHHDYVLIDTAGRLHVDEALMNELKDIKELTKPDEIFLVVDAMTGQDAVNVAQSFNETLGLTGVVLTKLDGDTRGGAALSIRAVTQTPIKFVGLGEKMDAIEPFHPERMSSRILGMGDVLTLIEKAQANVDEEKAKELEQKMRTASFTLDDFLEQLGQVRKLGPLDELLKMLPGANKMKGLNNLQIDDKQIAHVEAIIRSMTKEEKLHPETLNSSRKRRIAKGSGRTVPEVNRLLKQFEDMKKMMKQMTGMQQKAKKKGGFKFPFNPF from the coding sequence ATGGCGTTTGAAGGATTAGCCGACCGACTGCAAAGTACGATCCAGAAAATCCGAGGCAAAGGAAAAGTCTCAGAATCAGATGTTAAGGAAATGATGAGGGAAGTTCGTCTTGCATTATTGGAAGCGGACGTTAATTTCAAAGTTGTCAAAGATTTTGTTAAAAAAGTAAGTGAACGTGCTGTAGGACAAGAAGTTTTAAAGAGTTTAACACCAGGTCAGCAAATTATAAAAATCGTTAACGAAGAGCTGACTGCCCTAATGGGAGGGGAGCAAAGCAAAATCGTTGTTTCCAACCGACCGCCGACAGTTATTATGATGGTTGGTCTACAAGGGGCAGGTAAAACGACGACGACTGGTAAATTGGCAAATTTGCTTCGAAAGAAGTACAATCGTAAACCGCTGCTAGTGGCTGCAGATATTTATCGTCCAGCAGCAATTAAGCAGCTGGAGACACTTGGAAAACAGCTGAATATGCCAGTATTTTCTCTTGGTGATCAAATAAGTCCTGTAGAAATTGCCAAACAGGCGATTGAAAAAGCAAAAGAAGAGCATCATGACTATGTCCTGATTGATACAGCCGGCCGTCTTCATGTAGATGAAGCATTGATGAACGAGCTGAAAGACATCAAAGAATTAACAAAACCTGATGAAATATTTCTTGTCGTTGATGCGATGACTGGTCAGGATGCCGTGAATGTAGCTCAAAGCTTTAATGAGACCCTCGGCTTAACAGGTGTTGTATTAACAAAGCTGGATGGTGATACACGAGGCGGTGCAGCACTCTCCATCCGTGCTGTAACTCAAACCCCGATTAAATTCGTTGGTTTGGGAGAAAAAATGGATGCCATCGAACCTTTCCATCCAGAACGGATGTCTTCAAGGATTCTTGGCATGGGTGATGTGCTGACACTTATCGAAAAAGCACAGGCAAATGTTGATGAAGAAAAAGCTAAAGAATTAGAACAGAAAATGCGGACAGCATCGTTTACCCTTGATGATTTTTTAGAACAGCTGGGACAGGTGCGTAAATTAGGACCGCTTGACGAACTGTTAAAAATGCTTCCTGGCGCTAACAAAATGAAGGGTCTAAATAATCTTCAAATTGATGATAAACAAATCGCCCATGTAGAAGCGATCATCAGGTCGATGACGAAGGAAGAAAAGCTGCATCCTGAAACATTGAATTCCAGCCGTAAACGGCGGATTGCCAAAGGAAGCGGCCGAACTGTACCAGAGGTTAACCGTTTGCTTAAGCAGTTTGAAGACATGAAAAAAATGATGAAGCAAATGACAGGTATGCAGCAAAAGGCCAAGAAAAAAGGCGGATTTAAATTTCCATTTAACCCGTTTTAA
- the sucC gene encoding ADP-forming succinate--CoA ligase subunit beta produces MNIHEYQGKEILRKYGVMVPNGKVAFTVEEAVEAAKSLGTQVCVVKAQIHAGGRGKAGGVKVAKNLDEVRTYASEILGKTLVTHQTGPEGKEVKRLLIEEGCDIKKEYYIGLVLDRATSRVVLMGSEEGGTEIEEVAANTPEKIFKEEIDPVLGLMPFQARRLAFNINIPTELINQAVKFMTGLYNAYVDNDCSIAEINPLVVTGDGKVMALDAKLNFDSNALYRQKDVLEYRDLEEEDPKEIEASKYDLSYIALDGNIGCMVNGAGLAMATMDIVKHYGGDPANFLDVGGGATAEKVTEAFKIILSDPNVKGIFVNIFGGIMKCDVIAEGVVEAAKQVGLSIPLVVRLEGTNVDLGKKILAESGLNIIAAESMADGAQKIVSLVK; encoded by the coding sequence ATGAATATCCATGAGTATCAGGGGAAAGAAATCCTCAGAAAATATGGGGTAATGGTTCCAAATGGAAAAGTCGCATTTACAGTGGAAGAAGCGGTAGAGGCAGCTAAATCACTAGGCACACAAGTATGTGTTGTAAAAGCGCAAATCCATGCTGGCGGCAGGGGGAAAGCTGGCGGTGTAAAAGTTGCGAAGAATCTTGATGAGGTTCGTACATATGCAAGTGAAATACTCGGGAAAACACTGGTTACACATCAAACCGGTCCTGAAGGAAAAGAAGTTAAGCGCCTTTTAATCGAAGAAGGCTGTGATATTAAAAAAGAATATTATATCGGGTTAGTATTGGACCGTGCAACTTCACGTGTTGTACTAATGGGGTCTGAAGAAGGCGGAACTGAAATCGAAGAAGTAGCTGCTAATACGCCTGAGAAAATTTTCAAAGAGGAAATCGATCCGGTACTTGGATTAATGCCATTTCAGGCACGCCGGCTTGCGTTTAATATCAATATTCCAACAGAATTAATTAATCAAGCTGTTAAGTTTATGACTGGCTTATACAATGCCTATGTTGACAACGATTGCTCTATTGCTGAAATTAACCCATTAGTGGTGACTGGCGATGGCAAAGTTATGGCGCTGGACGCGAAATTAAACTTTGATTCCAATGCATTGTATCGTCAAAAAGATGTTTTAGAATATCGTGATCTTGAAGAAGAGGATCCAAAAGAAATTGAAGCATCAAAATATGATTTAAGCTATATTGCCCTTGACGGTAATATTGGATGTATGGTTAACGGAGCAGGTCTTGCAATGGCTACAATGGACATCGTTAAGCACTATGGCGGCGACCCTGCAAACTTCCTTGATGTCGGTGGCGGTGCGACTGCAGAGAAAGTAACAGAAGCATTTAAAATTATCCTTTCTGATCCAAACGTTAAAGGTATTTTTGTTAATATCTTTGGCGGAATCATGAAATGTGATGTTATTGCTGAGGGTGTAGTTGAGGCAGCCAAGCAGGTAGGATTGTCTATTCCGCTTGTAGTTCGCTTAGAGGGAACAAATGTAGATTTAGGTAAGAAAATTCTTGCTGAGTCAGGCTTAAACATCATTGCTGCTGAATCCATGGCCGATGGCGCCCAAAAAATCGTTTCATTAGTGAAATAG
- the ylqF gene encoding ribosome biogenesis GTPase YlqF: MTIQWFPGHMAKARREVTEKLKLVDIIFELLDARIPYSSRNPMIDEIIQHKPRLVLLNKADMADKEATKEWIAFFAEQGIKALAVNAQAGEGMKEIVQASKEILKEKFDRLKAKGVKPRAIRAMIVGIPNAGKSTLINRLAKKNIAKTGNTPGVTRSQQWIKVGKEMELLDTPGILWPKFEDQEVGMKLAITGAIKDTLLNLQDLSIHSLRFLEREYEGRLKERYKFTDIPDDVVELFDHIGKLRGCLTGGANVDYDKVAELVIREIRGEKFGPLTFEKPADFLVQELE; the protein is encoded by the coding sequence TTGACGATCCAATGGTTTCCTGGGCATATGGCAAAGGCCCGCAGAGAAGTTACAGAGAAATTAAAATTAGTGGATATTATTTTTGAATTATTGGATGCTAGAATTCCTTACTCTTCACGAAATCCAATGATTGATGAAATAATCCAGCATAAGCCAAGACTTGTTCTTTTAAATAAGGCAGATATGGCTGATAAAGAGGCAACAAAGGAATGGATTGCCTTTTTTGCAGAACAGGGTATTAAAGCGCTCGCTGTTAATGCTCAAGCAGGAGAAGGAATGAAGGAAATTGTCCAAGCCTCAAAAGAAATTTTAAAGGAGAAATTCGACCGATTAAAGGCCAAAGGGGTAAAGCCGCGAGCGATACGGGCAATGATAGTGGGGATTCCGAATGCAGGGAAATCAACCCTTATTAATCGTTTAGCAAAGAAAAATATCGCCAAAACCGGTAATACACCGGGCGTAACTAGATCGCAGCAATGGATTAAAGTGGGAAAGGAAATGGAGCTCCTTGATACTCCTGGGATTCTATGGCCAAAATTTGAAGACCAAGAGGTTGGTATGAAATTGGCGATTACCGGGGCAATAAAGGATACTTTGTTAAATCTGCAGGATCTCTCCATACATTCATTAAGATTTCTGGAACGTGAATATGAGGGCCGCTTAAAGGAACGGTATAAATTTACTGATATCCCTGATGATGTAGTTGAATTATTTGATCATATTGGTAAGCTAAGGGGTTGTTTAACCGGTGGTGCTAATGTTGATTATGATAAAGTTGCAGAATTAGTCATAAGGGAAATAAGAGGAGAGAAATTTGGTCCTCTTACATTTGAAAAGCCCGCGGACTTTCTCGTTCAAGAACTGGAATAA
- a CDS encoding putative DNA-binding protein: protein MLEKTTRMNYLYDFYQSLLTPKQQSYMSLYYLDDYSLGEIAEEYDISRQAVYDNIKRTEAMLEEYEDKLLLFQKFQDRTKLLNQLKELISQEHPSTQAMIETVAKLENLD from the coding sequence ATGCTCGAAAAAACAACACGAATGAATTATCTATATGATTTTTATCAATCGCTGTTAACACCGAAGCAGCAAAGCTATATGTCTCTCTATTATTTGGATGACTACTCACTTGGAGAAATTGCCGAAGAATATGACATCAGCAGACAGGCCGTATACGATAATATAAAACGGACAGAAGCCATGCTTGAGGAGTATGAAGACAAGCTGCTATTATTTCAAAAATTTCAAGACCGGACTAAGCTTCTCAATCAACTGAAAGAATTGATTAGTCAGGAACATCCATCGACACAGGCAATGATAGAAACAGTTGCCAAGCTTGAAAACTTAGATTAG
- the rplS gene encoding 50S ribosomal protein L19, which translates to MHKLIEEITKEQLRSDLPAFRPGDTVRVHVKVIEGTRERIQLFEGVVIKRRGGGISETFTVRKVSYGVGVERTFPIHTPKIAKLEVIRRGKVRRAKLYYLRNLRGKKARIKEIR; encoded by the coding sequence ATGCATAAATTAATTGAAGAAATCACAAAAGAACAACTTCGTTCTGACCTTCCTGCGTTCCGTCCTGGAGATACTGTACGTGTTCACGTAAAAGTTATCGAGGGAACTCGCGAGCGTATCCAGTTGTTTGAAGGTGTTGTGATTAAGCGTCGTGGTGGTGGAATCAGCGAAACTTTCACTGTTCGTAAAGTTTCTTATGGAGTAGGCGTAGAACGTACTTTCCCTATTCACACACCGAAAATTGCGAAGCTTGAAGTAATTCGTCGCGGTAAAGTACGTCGTGCGAAACTTTACTACTTACGTAACCTTCGTGGTAAAAAAGCTCGTATTAAAGAAATTCGCTAA
- a CDS encoding YlqD family protein, with the protein MQILQTVVVKQILTEKSKKKLFDTYYSRKLQLQKECDQLHFELKRLENTKNFSQASLKTQFEKEISSRRDKVKILDFQMEQLQILPIGSELKEDEVQALVDIKIGDTWNDVKTQPVIIVKDGIIEEIRR; encoded by the coding sequence GTGCAAATTCTTCAAACCGTTGTGGTGAAACAAATTTTAACGGAAAAAAGTAAAAAGAAGCTTTTTGATACATATTATTCACGCAAGCTTCAATTGCAAAAGGAATGTGATCAGCTCCATTTTGAATTAAAAAGGCTTGAAAATACGAAAAACTTTTCACAGGCTTCATTAAAAACGCAATTTGAAAAAGAAATCAGCTCGCGCCGTGATAAAGTGAAAATTCTTGACTTTCAAATGGAGCAACTGCAAATACTTCCAATAGGAAGCGAATTAAAAGAAGACGAAGTTCAGGCATTGGTCGATATTAAAATTGGAGATACTTGGAATGACGTCAAGACACAGCCTGTTATTATCGTGAAAGATGGCATCATAGAGGAAATAAGAAGGTGA
- the sucD gene encoding succinate--CoA ligase subunit alpha: MSVFINKDTKVIVQGITGGTARFHTKQMLEYGTKIVGGTSPGKGGQEVEGVPVFNTVKEAVEATGANASVIYVPAPFAADSIIEAVDAELDLVICITEHIPVLDMVKVKRYMEGKKTRLVGPNCPGVITADECKIGIMPGYIHTKGHVGVVSRSGTLTYEAVHQLTQAGIGQTTAVGIGGDPVNGTNFIDVLKAFNEDPETYAVIMIGEIGGTAEEEAAQWVKANMTKPVVGFIGGRTAPPGKRMGHAGAIISGGKGTADEKIRVMNECGIKVAETPSVMGETLIEVLKEQGLYEKCKTH; encoded by the coding sequence GTGAGCGTTTTTATTAATAAAGATACGAAAGTTATTGTTCAAGGGATAACAGGCGGTACTGCCCGTTTCCATACTAAACAAATGCTTGAATATGGTACAAAGATTGTCGGCGGTACTTCACCAGGTAAAGGCGGACAAGAGGTTGAAGGAGTACCTGTATTTAATACTGTGAAAGAAGCTGTTGAAGCTACTGGTGCAAATGCGTCTGTTATTTATGTACCAGCACCATTTGCAGCAGATTCCATTATTGAAGCTGTTGATGCGGAATTAGATCTTGTTATTTGTATTACAGAACATATTCCAGTACTTGATATGGTGAAGGTAAAACGTTATATGGAAGGCAAGAAGACACGTCTTGTCGGTCCTAACTGCCCAGGAGTTATTACTGCTGATGAGTGCAAAATCGGTATCATGCCTGGCTATATCCATACAAAAGGCCATGTCGGTGTTGTTTCCCGCTCTGGTACACTAACGTATGAAGCTGTACATCAATTAACTCAAGCAGGAATCGGTCAAACAACTGCTGTTGGTATTGGCGGTGACCCGGTAAATGGTACGAACTTTATCGATGTTTTAAAGGCGTTTAATGAAGACCCTGAAACATATGCAGTGATTATGATTGGTGAAATCGGCGGTACAGCTGAAGAAGAGGCAGCTCAATGGGTAAAAGCAAACATGACTAAACCTGTTGTTGGCTTCATTGGTGGGCGTACTGCACCTCCAGGAAAGCGCATGGGACATGCCGGTGCGATTATTTCTGGCGGAAAAGGTACAGCAGATGAAAAAATCCGTGTAATGAATGAATGTGGAATTAAAGTCGCTGAAACTCCATCTGTAATGGGAGAAACGTTAATCGAAGTTCTTAAGGAACAAGGATTATACGAAAAATGTAAAACTCACTAA
- the lepB gene encoding signal peptidase I has translation MTIKKKNELWEWTKALLIAVILAGVIRYFLFAPIVVDGLSMMPTLKDQDRMIVNKLSYTVGKPHRFDIIVFHAPEGKDYIKRIIGLPGDKLEYKNDTLYINGKSYKEPYLDDYKKQVTDGPLTEPFTLKEKIGRDTVPPGELFVMGDNRRFSKDSRHIGAIPMSKVIGKATIVYWPPKDAHIVSMK, from the coding sequence ATGACGATAAAAAAGAAAAATGAACTATGGGAATGGACGAAAGCACTGCTCATTGCTGTCATTTTGGCGGGAGTAATCCGATATTTTTTATTTGCTCCAATTGTAGTTGATGGCCTTTCTATGATGCCGACATTAAAGGATCAGGACAGAATGATTGTCAATAAATTGTCATATACGGTAGGGAAACCGCATCGTTTTGATATCATTGTCTTCCATGCACCTGAAGGGAAAGATTACATAAAGCGTATTATTGGTCTCCCGGGAGACAAGCTTGAATATAAGAATGATACATTATATATAAACGGTAAATCCTATAAAGAGCCGTATTTAGATGATTATAAAAAGCAGGTAACAGATGGACCGCTGACTGAGCCGTTTACATTGAAAGAAAAAATTGGCCGTGATACAGTACCGCCAGGTGAATTATTTGTAATGGGAGATAATCGTCGATTTAGTAAAGACAGTCGCCATATTGGCGCCATTCCTATGAGCAAAGTAATAGGTAAAGCGACGATTGTGTATTGGCCGCCAAAAGACGCTCACATTGTGAGTATGAAATAG
- the dprA gene encoding DNA-processing protein DprA has product MNDFKEKLIALLHDPYYSWNDIFRILKMDPELNYFDPFLPVNDSQLNLFPLIQNPSNLFLNPEKFNEQIQQYKKQEIEIITVFDDLYPSYLKEIYQPPWALFAKGEITLLEKEPKLAVVGSRQATQYGKNAIRMLFPELVSSGVVIVSGLAKGIDALAHESAMKNGGKTIAVIAGGLYHIYPNENMGLALEMFKSQLIVSEYPPDTKPLKWHFPARNRIISGLSYGTFIIEAKRKSGSLITANYALNEGREVFSLPGSIFNPNSNGANELIQQGAKLVTTAKDILDEMSYKFN; this is encoded by the coding sequence ATGAATGATTTTAAAGAAAAACTGATTGCTCTGTTGCATGATCCTTATTATTCATGGAATGACATTTTTCGGATTTTAAAAATGGATCCGGAGCTAAACTATTTTGATCCCTTTCTCCCTGTTAACGATTCACAATTAAATTTATTCCCCCTCATCCAAAACCCTTCTAATCTATTCTTGAATCCCGAGAAATTTAACGAGCAAATCCAGCAATATAAAAAGCAGGAAATTGAGATTATCACTGTATTTGATGATCTATATCCATCCTATCTAAAAGAAATCTATCAGCCTCCTTGGGCTTTATTTGCCAAAGGAGAAATCACCCTTTTGGAAAAGGAGCCGAAACTTGCAGTGGTAGGTTCAAGACAGGCTACACAATATGGGAAAAATGCAATTCGAATGTTATTTCCTGAATTGGTTAGCAGCGGTGTTGTTATTGTCAGCGGCCTGGCAAAGGGAATTGATGCCCTTGCACATGAATCAGCTATGAAAAATGGAGGCAAAACGATTGCAGTCATTGCCGGAGGACTGTATCATATATATCCAAACGAAAATATGGGCCTTGCTTTGGAAATGTTTAAATCTCAGCTGATTGTTTCAGAATATCCTCCTGATACAAAACCTCTAAAATGGCACTTTCCTGCAAGGAATCGAATTATTAGCGGCCTTTCCTATGGGACCTTTATTATAGAAGCAAAAAGAAAAAGCGGGTCGCTAATCACCGCAAATTATGCCTTAAATGAAGGCAGAGAAGTATTTTCGCTTCCTGGAAGTATATTTAATCCAAATTCCAATGGAGCAAATGAGTTAATCCAACAAGGAGCCAAATTAGTAACGACTGCCAAAGATATTTTAGATGAAATGTCCTATAAATTTAATTAA
- the trmD gene encoding tRNA (guanosine(37)-N1)-methyltransferase TrmD: protein MMQIDILTLFPEMFSGVFGQSILHKAAEKQAVQYNVVNFREYADNKHSTVDDYPYGGGAGMVLMPQPIFDAVASLKENAKSKSPRVILLCPQGKRHDQKLAEELAKEDHLIFICGHYEGYDERIRQHLVTDEISIGDYVLTGGELGAMVVVDSVVRLLPEVLGNQESHMKDSFSTGLLEHPHYTRPAEFRGMQVPDVLLSGNHKLIEEWRNKEALKRTLERRPDLLEKIELTPEQEKWLKEIKKDFE from the coding sequence ATGATGCAAATTGATATCCTCACGCTCTTTCCAGAAATGTTTTCTGGAGTATTTGGACAATCAATTCTACATAAGGCAGCTGAAAAACAGGCAGTTCAATACAATGTCGTCAATTTTCGCGAATATGCCGATAACAAGCATTCTACAGTTGATGATTACCCATATGGCGGCGGTGCCGGAATGGTATTAATGCCGCAGCCTATTTTTGACGCTGTTGCAAGCTTAAAAGAAAATGCCAAAAGCAAAAGCCCAAGGGTCATTCTTCTATGCCCGCAAGGTAAGCGTCATGACCAAAAACTAGCAGAAGAATTGGCTAAAGAAGATCATCTTATCTTTATTTGCGGACATTATGAGGGATATGATGAACGAATTCGACAGCACCTTGTAACAGATGAAATTTCGATTGGAGATTACGTTTTGACAGGTGGAGAGCTTGGAGCAATGGTCGTTGTCGACAGCGTTGTTCGCCTGCTTCCTGAGGTATTAGGTAATCAGGAATCGCATATGAAAGATTCATTCAGTACGGGGCTCTTAGAGCATCCTCACTATACAAGGCCTGCTGAATTTCGCGGCATGCAGGTGCCTGATGTACTGTTATCGGGGAATCATAAACTGATAGAAGAATGGCGCAATAAAGAAGCGCTAAAACGGACGCTTGAAAGACGACCTGATTTATTAGAAAAAATAGAATTGACGCCTGAACAGGAAAAATGGCTGAAGGAAATAAAAAAAGATTTTGAGTAG